The following coding sequences lie in one Arachis stenosperma cultivar V10309 chromosome 5, arast.V10309.gnm1.PFL2, whole genome shotgun sequence genomic window:
- the LOC130980223 gene encoding probable ethanolamine kinase: MGAEVKIWNPVEVAEQARKDYASQIHSSQLIIDPSLSFSQMKPLIIKLCKDMFKDWSNLDDSCFDVDKISGGITNLLLKVRVKDGNSVDDIITIRLYGPNTEHIIDRHRELQATKYITSAGFGAKWLGIFGNGMVQSFINAHTLSPSDMREPKLAAKIANALRRFHHLEVPGSREPQLWNDVWKFFEKASTLKFDDSEKQKAYDTISFKEVHNEIVELQELTDCLNSPVIFSHNDLLSGNIMVNAEEDKVYIIDYEYASYNYRGFDIGNHFAEYAGFDCDFELYPNMNQQYHFFRHYIQPDRPNEVSEKDLETFYVEANTYALASHLFWSLWGIIQARMSPIDFDYLGYFFLRYNEYKRRKESFMSMARSYISGGKNK; this comes from the exons ATGGGTGCCGAGGTTAAGATCTGGAATCCCGTGGAAGTAGCAGAGCAAGCCCGCAAAGACTATGCCTCGCAGATTCATTCTTCTCAGCTCATCATTGACCCTTCGCTCTCTTTCTCTCAAATGAAGCCTCTGATCAT CAAGTTGTGTAAGGATATGTTCAAGGATTGgtcaaatttggatgattctTGCTTTGATGTTGATAAAATATCTGGAGGCATAACAAATTTGC TACTCAAGGTTAGAGTTAAGGACGGAAATTCTGTTGATGACATTATTACAATCAGACTGTATGGACCAAACACTGAGCACATTATTGATCGTCACAGGGAGTTGCAG GCTACCAAATACATCACATCTGCAGGATTTGGTGCTAAGTGGCTTGGAATTTTTGGAAATGGCATGGTGCAATCTTTTATAAATGCACATACTCTCAGCCCATCAG ATATGCGGGAGCCAAAGTTGGCTGCTAAAATAGCAAATGCATTGAGAAGATTTCATCATTTGGAAGTTCCTGGTTCTAGGGAACCCCAATTATGGAATGATGTTTGGAAGTTCTTTGAGAAAG CTTCCACTCTAAAGTTTGATGATAGCGAAAAGCAAAAGGCTTATGATACTATTTCATTCAAGGAAGTTCACAATGAAATTGTTGAACTGCAG GAGTTGACTGACTGTCTCAATTCTCCAGTCATCTTTTCTCACAATGACTTGCTTTCTGGAAATATAATGGTTAATGCTGAAGAAG ATAAAGTTTACATCATTGATTATGAATATGCCTCGTACAACTACAGAGGCTTCGACATTGGAAACCACTTTGCAGAATATGCTGGCTTTGATTGTGATTTTGAGTT GTACCCAAACATGAATCAACAATACCATTTCTTCAGGCATTACATACAACCTGACAGACCAAATGAG GTTTCTGAGAAAGATCTTGAAACATTTTATGTTGAGGCAAATACATATGCATTGGCTTCGCACCTTTTCTGGTCTTTGTGGGGGATAATTCAG GCAAGGATGTCGCCAATCGATTTTGATTATCTTGGTTACTTTTTTCTTCGATACAATGAATACAAAAGGCGGAAAGAAAGTTTTATGTCGATGGCGCGATCCTATATTTCTGGTGGCAAGAATAAATAG